The following nucleotide sequence is from Trifolium pratense cultivar HEN17-A07 linkage group LG2, ARS_RC_1.1, whole genome shotgun sequence.
AGTGGACACACGTTGGAGGTCGATCGTTGTGGATCCAAATACACGCTAAAGTGTAGCTTTTGCCAAAATCACGGTGGCATACTGTGATTTTGCCAAACTTactgtcaatccaaacatacacttagtaTTACTGAATAAGCATTTGAAAGATTTAACATATTATGGCTTAACAACTGATTTTCATCTTGAGCACAATATTAGTATTGTTGCTTCAGTCTCTAGTCATTAACCATGCTACTTGATCATTTTCTAGTTGAATTGTTGGCCCTCTGATGTGCTAATTAAGTCACCTTTAGTACAACTTGAGTATTGTTGTTTTACTTTGTAGCCATCAGACTTTATGACATTCACTTGTGCTTTTGTCTTGAGTGGTTAAGCTTTGCCTTTTTAATGGCTCTGTTGTTAGCTTTGTTCCCATGGTTGTTAAGCTTTGTTGCTTCTCTTAAGTGGTTAAGCTTTGAGTCATTGCTCCTGCATAATGGTTAAGCGTTTGATTGTTGTTTCCTCCAAGTGGTTAAGCCTTAAAATGTGGCTTCTGTAGTTCTGTTTGATGGTTAAACATTTGTTTCTACTACTGTTTCATTGATTATTGTGTATTTATAATTGCGTTTGAACTTTTGAGCATTGCTTTGATTCAGCTTAATAATCATCTATTTCTACTGTTTCATTGATTATTTGTGTGTTTATACTCTAAATCTGCTTCATAATTGCGTTTTTCCTTTTAAGCATTGCTTTGATTCAGCTTAATAATCATCTAGAgttgattttgtgatttttcttttagTCATCAGATTACTGTATGTAGATATTTGTTGTATTGCTACTTCTTGAGAGttgattttgttattttcattttcacatgTATGGAAAAAATCAGAACCTACTTGTGAGTCTGATTTGGAGTACTACGAGCGGAGATATTACAATGGCTTGAAGGATGATTACTATAAGAAGTTGGTGATCAAAGTTATGTGTTGAATACTTGAATTGCATCCATAAATTTGTGGGTAGTTGCAGTTGGAGCCCATGAATAATTTTGTACAGAGATATGGATGAATCATACTACTACATAAGAAGACCCCAAAGCTAACTTCAACAAAAGGTTCATTTTATAGGCCTTATACACTTGGCTTGGCTCACAAGTCACAAATTTGCTACATTTACATGAGTCCGATAATTGTGTTGATTGAAGTagccattttttttaaagtaatttaCTTGTTAGAATTCTATCCTTAGAGTTAGAGTGTATGAACTTACTTAAGTAGTATTTCGAGTTCGAAAATCGGCTTCTGCATAGTAGCAacgttattattttatttcatatatactATTTGACTATTTGCAGTTGTAGTAGTTGGATTGTTAATTTGGCTAGATTGAGACTTCACAATACTTCCAACGAACATTTATACTACACCAACATCCCCACCAAaaggttaaaacttaaaagtgcaaaaaaaaaatagaacaagtTTTTCAACTAATATTGCAGAGCCCTCAACAAAGAGAGCTCTTTGAAAAATTAGCATATGCCGCTTTGAGTGACGCACACACAGTATTCTTTAGTAAAAGGCGAAAGAATAGTTCGCTATGTGTTCATCACACGGCTCCGTGATTTGAAAACAATGAAGTCCTTTCATTTTATAACACCAACAGAGTTTACCTTTACTTGTTAACTAGTCGATGTGGGCTCTAAATACCAATGCCTTCTGCTTTTCTACTGTCGCCTATAACTCTCTACAAAAAAAGAGATTTCTGTCACACTTCTCTTCATCTTTTCTTATTCCCTTCTTCTCACATTCATATGTCTGGAATCATTCTTGTTTTCCTTTTCTCAAAACAGTTAATGAACAATATTTTTTCTCATAATCACTTTGAACAACCATTCAAATTTATGCTTATTCTCAAAATTCCATCTAGTTATTTAATGAAGGTTGTAGTCTGACTCATGACATACATGCCTTAATAGTTTATATGTTAATCAAATACAAGTTTTAGTCACTATGCCATGTAAAAATGCTGTACATGCGTTCAATCATATTTCACTATTATATTgtcataatatttttcaaaatacttgtttatctacatgacaaaaaataattaaattcaaGTCTAAAACTCTTCTAAATTATTTATTGCTAGAGTTTCTCCTAACCAAAAGTCAAAGATCTACAAGTGTTCTTTTGGTCAAAAGTCGAGCCTCTAGCCACATACGTAAAAAACTAAGTTATTGTCGACTGTGTGACGCGATGTTAGTACCCTTTTACACAGTAATCAAACAAATAATATGTTATCATtccaaacaaattaataaataaccaataacatcaaatacataaaaaaaagatTGAGACTTTGCATGGAGAATCATATAGAAATTCTATACAAGAAAAACCAAACTTAAAATGACATTCCTTGGTAACTTTTGATATCTTATAACTCTAGCAGCATTCTAAGTAACTAAGTAGTTACCAATTGATCATGCAGTAACCTCAAAAAGGACACACTCCTAATATTGAGATCCAACCCCTcagttaatatatctcattttggcttgttcaaaaaaaaacgCCTCagcctaaaaaataaaatcaaaaaatgGATGGCTGAGTTGGTTATTTTATTTCTCTAATATTTACTTTTCCCTCACTTTTACTTTCTCCTTTGAGAGAGTTATTTATGCTGTATTTGTTTTTGGCATTGGCTTAATCCTTTTTGCTCTTGAATACAAGAAAACACCAACAAGTGCAATAGCAGTTCCTGCAgccaaaaagaaataaagaactCTTAGGGCATGTTTGGTTACGAAAAAACATTTTCggttttcattttctaaaatttgtATTTACTTTCGAACTTCTAACAAAATAGAATGACTCAAGTAGAGAATAACTGTGATAGAGAGAAGATATATAGAAAAAGTGACAATATGAACGGTAAGCGTGACCTTAAGTGGTAGTGATTTTTGTGACTTCAATGACACCAAAAATTCAAAAGCATTTGAGAACATGTGGACCATGAAAGAGACTTACCAAGTGCATTAATAGGTGAGACAGGAGTTTGAAAGAAGATAACCGAAGAGACGATAACAACCACACGCTTCACGCAATTTCCGACCGAGTGTGTCACAGGTGACACCTTCTCTAATATTCCATATGAAACCTTCCACCAAATCCATTTAGATCCAATACCAATTATTGTCACAATGTTCAATAAATAAGTCACAATTACTAAGGAAGAAGTTCTAACATATAGCAATTAGCAACTAAATACGGCTAATATGAGAATTCAATAAAGTAATATCACCACCACAATACAAAGGTTACATACTctaaagataaaagaaaaattctcATCTAATGCAAATGTTTTAAACCGTGGTCATATGGTGTTCGCATCGTAATCCCTAATATTGTAGAGAATTGCAGTCAAAAGCAGATGATGAAGTGCAACCTAAATCATGACCACGTTGCAGCCTTAGAGGCATCAAACACCTTGATGTCGCGGCCCAGATAACGATTACGGACCTTTTCTAAAAACTTCCAGCAAGTACTTAAgaaaatatttctttattttcaaGTTAACAGTCAAAATTGATATCTTGTGAGGCTATTAACTGTCAATTAGCAAGTTTGTGTCCTAAATTTTAAGGTTAAGATATAATTTTGTAAGACATCATCCTAATATAAGTATCTTTTGTTTAAGTACAGCTTGCATTTTTCGTCCAGATCataattaatatgaataatttCTAAATAGAAAATCACCTTACTATTCGCAAAATCGAAGCAAAACAATATTCGAAAAGTCTCACCTGTTGGTATGCATGGAAGCAGAATGCAGCCAAAACTGATCTTATGCATAGCTCTCTAACATTCAATCCTTGACTCGCCTATATTGGAAAGGAACATACTATATCTTAGCCACATTTTTCACTTCTTCAATTACTTACATAAGAAAATATAATGGCAAAAagcatataaaattttaaatcgTTAAATATATTCTTAATCCCCATAAAATTTTCATCTATTTAAGTTTAGTCCCTAAGCACTCATTTTTAGTAGAAACTTTTCAACTCAAGGAGAAAAGTTGAGTTACATTTATGTAGGGACTAAACTTAGAAACATGtgattttatagggactaacGCTATATATAATCGAATAAAAAATGGAAAGCTCGTTTACATACCGCAGTTTGCAGGTATGAAGGCGTAAACTTGACACCCTCCAAAAATATAGCAAACGGTAACAACATGAAAAAGGAAATGATGGTTATAACCGAATAGAGATTGATATTGTCCAACGCGTCCTGTTAAAAACATGGTTCAAGTGATAAGTCATATTTTTAACAGAATATATTGTAAGAGTTTCAATAACTAATGTTGTTACCTCTTCATTAGCCATtagttttttgctcaaaacatTCCGCGATTGATTCGTAAGGTTTGATGCCATTGCAGTGCTGAATCCAATCCTGTTTTAAGACAGCGCATGTTAAATTCTAGAACCAATCATTCCACAAACAATAAATGTTTTCAGCTTATTGCAATAAGCTCTCAaatataacttatgaaaacaacttatagcttatatgaagaATAGGTTAACtttcttttaacttttattatagaaataacttatatatataaaacacttatatgataagagtttatgctataagcacttaattaagatTTTATCCAAACATGTCTTATTCCTTATTGTCTGTAAAGTTACTCTTGCATGTAACAGCTTTAGTTTGATGAATTACCAATTGAAAGATACTTCAGTCATTGATGCTAGTGCCACTCCCCCAACAATAGGTAAAAGAGAAGAAAGCACCCATAAAGTTGGAATCTGTTCATTTAAGGATCAAAATTGAAAGTCAGAAAACCAAGACATTTACATATCTGTCCTACATGTATCGAATGACACTATATAATCTAACATGGACatttttttagggttaaatatgtttttagtcctgTAATTATCTTGAATTTGGTTTttagcccctatattcaatttTCGGTCCCAAAAAATGACAACACACTGCATTTATTAGTCGAGTAAAACgtcattttggtccctaaaTATACGGGGTGGTGTCAttatagttcctaaatgaattgaaattacaaaaacaacCCAACTAACTAACTAAATACATATTTTAAGGACCAACGTAACTAAAGAAATACACATTCATAGATGTTTTTGATACATTCAAGGACCAAAATGGATGATTTTCAATGgatatagggactaaaaacaaaaaaatagtaattttatccgaattaaaagcatatttaacccttttttaaaaaatcgaAGACTTCAATTCAACATTACCTCACCGAGGAGAAGGGATGAAAGAACAACAGTGAAGAAAGGTTCCATAGCTTTGATGGTGTGAGTGAAAGACACAGCAACCTTGCCAAGACTAATGTTGGTCAACAGGTTCCCTAATGTATGAGCTACAGCCAGTGGAAGAATGGCTACAAGCTGTGAAACGCAAACAAATCAACCTATCTGTAAGCAAACACAATTTCAACATCATCGCAACCGCAGTTTCAACCACATTGGCTCATTTTGCTCCCGCAATATAAAGGTTCGCAATGTAACTGTGACCGCAATTTAAAAATCATGAATTGGACTACTCAATTGAACGGTTACGATTGACTGACAGTGTAGAAAGCTGcatatatgaattaaatccGATTCAAAAATTACCTTTGACCTACTAATGTTTGGTCTTGGATGAAGATTCAAAGTCCAGATCAAATTAATCACCAACGAAGCAAAGCCAAATTGAAATGCTGTAACTGTTGCTGGAAATGGATAGACTTTTAGAACCTAATAATGAACAACCAATTCATTGCAATTGAGAACAACCAAAAGAGGatcataaagaaaagaaaaaaatgcaaaGACACTCAGAACATGGTTATCAAATCGAGTTTCAAATCGTGAATCATAAGGCCGATTTCCCTATCATGGATTAAATCTTTACTATGAATCATACTTCGTAAGATACATTACCAATATAGGAGAGAATCTCTCCCGCAAGGATTTCCTCTTTGTGACAGAGAATACTCTATTCAAGATTACAATGTTCAAATATACAGCCGCGTTCTCCTATTTATAACCAAACTCTCTAACTAGTCCAAATAACTAAATTATTATACTAACTATAACAACTCTTAACTACATTAACTAAGTCTTAAGTATTAACTACTCTAATTAGCCATCATTCTATATCCTAACATAGTGATTCATTAGAATGAACCAAACTTATCATCATAATGTATCATAATTCAAAATGGGATTCatttccaaaatatatacacattaGGGAGTCAATCAGTTTGGTATCGAATCGCGACACCAGTAGGATGTATCGTAAGATACCAATAACCATAACCAAAATTCTTTTCATTCACTAATGCAAAACCTAcatttgaaattttcaaaattttactattaaaaaaagTCCCTTTAACTTTAACCCTATCCCTTTTCACCCTAGAATCTAATTCATTGCTATCATCCAAATAAATTGAAAGCCGTGACTAACACCGACACgtgtgattacattcaattaattcattttcaaatttctaCTGGTGTCTACATCTGTGTTAGTGTTGTGTCAGGTGTCTATGTAAGGGTTTCATAGTTCAAAACAAAGGATTAAAACAAAACCTGTTTGTTGTAAATGTTGAAGTAAATATTCAAGAGATACCAACTAGCAAACATGAAACCAAGCTGCAAAGACTGAACCAACCCAGAAGGTTGAGTTGGTTCATCACTTTGTGCCTGTGGAACAGAAGCAGCAAAGACTctaaaagatgaaatttttggaTTTGAAAGGAGAAAAGTTGAAGACTTTCTAACAGTTTGGAACAAAGAAGAAGATGGGCATGAAAATCCATCAATGGTGAGTCTAAGtggtgaagaagaaaaagaatgatAATGAGAATTTTGAAAAGGGTGAAATCTTGGTGTTGAAAGAGAAGATGAAACAAAGAGAGTTTGCATTTTGAAGTTTGAAGAGTGAAAACAAGAAGACAATGACATAGTTGTTGCTTGCATGAAgtgaaaaacacaattttttttttgacaaaaaaatacacaaaaatgttgatttctaatttatttgtatttttttaaaaaacaaaggtATCATCCGCGCGCAACTACAGAGACTAATCATTTCCCAACAAATGAttctccatacgcaccggcCAGAGATCGAGCTCATgaccaaatggttaagggacCCAAGTAAGTGGTACCACAtggttgtaatttttatttttgatagtATTAAGTTGTTGTCTAAATTATGATTCTAATATATGATACTCGAaatgataataaattttggtttttttatagTGAATCAATAATTGTAGAAGTAGgtgaatttcattttcaaatttggtTTAGAAATCGAGTATCTTTCTAATTTTGGGGTTTTTGTGTGATCATCTTGCTAACTTAACCGTGAAAATTACACATACAAAGTAATAAGGAGTAGATTAATAAGGAGTCGAtaattacaaatataaatttctagctttttttttttctattcttTTCTTTCCTCAACCAAGTGACCTCTTAGAAAACACGCAAATTTCTAGTTTTTTATTATGAGATGTATTTatggaatattttttaatttagttttacaTCATGATGTTTTTGTTTACAATCGAATTAAAGATTAAAACTACGATCTCTGTCATACTATTCAAATTTCTTACCATGAAATCAAATCTATCGGCTTTAGTTTTATATCATGATTAGACAACTAAACCGATTCGAGAAATATTTGATAACTTTACCAAGATTAGTTGGAGAAGAGA
It contains:
- the LOC123906614 gene encoding phosphoenolpyruvate/phosphate translocator 2, chloroplastic-like, with the translated sequence MQATTMSLSSCFHSSNFKMQTLFVSSSLSTPRFHPFQNSHYHSFSSSPLRLTIDGFSCPSSSLFQTVRKSSTFLLSNPKISSFRVFAASVPQAQSDEPTQPSGLVQSLQLGFMFASWYLLNIYFNIYNKQVLKVYPFPATVTAFQFGFASLVINLIWTLNLHPRPNISRSKLVAILPLAVAHTLGNLLTNISLGKVAVSFTHTIKAMEPFFTVVLSSLLLGEIPTLWVLSSLLPIVGGVALASMTEVSFNWIGFSTAMASNLTNQSRNVLSKKLMANEEDALDNINLYSVITIISFFMLLPFAIFLEGVKFTPSYLQTAASQGLNVRELCIRSVLAAFCFHAYQQVSYGILEKVSPVTHSVGNCVKRVVVIVSSVIFFQTPVSPINALGTAIALVGVFLYSRAKRIKPMPKTNTA